A stretch of Manis javanica isolate MJ-LG chromosome 1, MJ_LKY, whole genome shotgun sequence DNA encodes these proteins:
- the CENPO gene encoding centromere protein O isoform X5: protein MERENTFRPDGEFKGGVLAHLERLETQLNKSHKRLEGLQRAQAEESALESKIHKLTCLRDQLRAEMQQRRARVKVSTTNVEPDQTVEISEQEALERKRENVKAILQAYCFTGLSGKLTSRGFCIFINTAFEGNLLDSYFVDLVMQKPLRIHDHSIPVFIPLEELAAKYLQTNIQHFLFSLSEYLNAYSGRKYQADRLQSDFAAFLAGPLQRNSLYNLLSFTYNVELRGQSLPFCARLLYKDLTTTLPTDVTVTYQGMDTLSTSWEEQRASHENLFCTKPLHQVFTSFTRKGEKLGMSLAS, encoded by the exons ATGGAGCGCGAGAATACTTTCCGTCCAGATGGCGAGTTCAAAGGAG GTGTTTTAGCTCACTTGGAAAGACTAGAGACTCAACTGAACAAATCCCATAAAAGACTGGAAGGACTGCAGAGAGCACAGGCGGAAGAAAGTGCCCTGGAAAGCAAGATTCATAAACTGACATGTCTGCGAGATCAGCTGAGAGCTGAAATGCAACAACGGCGAGCCAGG GTTAAGGTGTCTACCACCAATGTAGAACCCGACCAAACGGTGGAGATCAGTGAGCAAGAAGCTTTAGAAAGAAAACGGGAAAATGTGAAAGCCATTCTGCAGGCGTACTGTTTTACAG GGCTCAGCGGGAAACTGACCAGCCGTGGATTCTGTATCTTCATCAACACTGCTTTTGAGGGGAATCTGCTGGATTCCTATTTTGTGGACCTGGTCATGCAGAAACCACTTCGGATACATGACCATTCAATTCCAGTTTTCATTCCCCTGGAGGAGTTAGCTGCAAAATACTTACAGACTAATATTCAGCACTTCCTGTTCAGTCTGAGCGAGTACCTAAATGCTTACTCTGGAAGGAAGTACCAGGCAGATCGACTTCAG AGTGACTTTGCTGCCTTTCTGGCTGGGCCTTTGCAGAGAAACTCACTGTACAACTTGCTGTCATTTACCTACAATGTGGAGCTGAGGGGTCAGTCCCTCCCATTCTGTGCTAGATTGCTGTATAAGGACCTCACAACAACCCTTCCGACTGATGTCACTGTTACCTACCAAG GGATGGACACATTATCTACCTCCTGGGAAGAACAGCGAGCATCCCATGAAAATCTGTTTTGTACGAAGCCCTTACATCAAGTATTTACTTCATTtacaaggaaaggagaaaagctgGGTATGAGCCTGGCCTCCTAG
- the PTRHD1 gene encoding putative peptidyl-tRNA hydrolase PTRHD1 translates to MHWGVGPALHLGRKMAASGAGPQILVQYLVLRKDLSQAPFSWPAGAVVAQACHAATAALHLHRDHPHTAAYLRELGRMRKVVLEAADETTLKELAETLQQNNIDHMLWLEQPENIATCIALRPYPKEEVNQYLKRFRLFK, encoded by the exons ATGCATTGGGGAGTAGGCCCGGCCCTTCACTTGGGCAGGAAGATGGCGGCCTCTGGCGCAGGGCCGCAGATCCTGGTACAATACTTGGTGTTACGAAAGGATCTATCCCAGGCTCCGTTCTCCTGGCCAGCGGGCGCAGTGGTGGCGCAGGCTTGTCATGCGGCCACAGCGGCCTTGCACCTTCACCGCGACCACCCGCACACTGCGGCTTACCTCCGGGAGCTGGGGCGCATGCGCAAGGTGGTCCTGGAG GCTGCAGATGAGACCACCCTGAAGGAGCTAGCTGAGACTCTGCAACAGAATAACATCGACCACATGCTGTGGCTGGAGCAGCCAGAGAATATTGCCACTTGCATTGCACTCCGTCCCTACCCCAAGGAAGAAGTGAACCAGTATTTGAAGAGATTCCGATTGTTCAAATAA
- the CENPO gene encoding centromere protein O isoform X1, which translates to MPGSGRGPSARPCFYTVSAQSTLGLTDFEGEDAGTPAVVLARTFRCLLIVPGQLLKPWKSEMERENTFRPDGEFKGGVLAHLERLETQLNKSHKRLEGLQRAQAEESALESKIHKLTCLRDQLRAEMQQRRARVKVSTTNVEPDQTVEISEQEALERKRENVKAILQAYCFTGLSGKLTSRGFCIFINTAFEGNLLDSYFVDLVMQKPLRIHDHSIPVFIPLEELAAKYLQTNIQHFLFSLSEYLNAYSGRKYQADRLQSDFAAFLAGPLQRNSLYNLLSFTYNVELRGQSLPFCARLLYKDLTTTLPTDVTVTYQGMDTLSTSWEEQRASHENLFCTKPLHQVFTSFTRKGEKLGMSLAS; encoded by the exons ATGCCGGGTTCGGGGAGGGGGCCCTCAGCCCGGCCATGTTTTTATACGGTGAGCGCGCAAAGCACGCTGGGTTTGACTGATTTTGAAGGTGAGGACGCGGGAACTCCTGCCGTGGTTCTGG CAAGAACATTTAGGTGCCTGTTAATCGTTCCTGGACAACTTCTTAAGCCCTGGAAATCTGAGATGGAGCGCGAGAATACTTTCCGTCCAGATGGCGAGTTCAAAGGAG GTGTTTTAGCTCACTTGGAAAGACTAGAGACTCAACTGAACAAATCCCATAAAAGACTGGAAGGACTGCAGAGAGCACAGGCGGAAGAAAGTGCCCTGGAAAGCAAGATTCATAAACTGACATGTCTGCGAGATCAGCTGAGAGCTGAAATGCAACAACGGCGAGCCAGG GTTAAGGTGTCTACCACCAATGTAGAACCCGACCAAACGGTGGAGATCAGTGAGCAAGAAGCTTTAGAAAGAAAACGGGAAAATGTGAAAGCCATTCTGCAGGCGTACTGTTTTACAG GGCTCAGCGGGAAACTGACCAGCCGTGGATTCTGTATCTTCATCAACACTGCTTTTGAGGGGAATCTGCTGGATTCCTATTTTGTGGACCTGGTCATGCAGAAACCACTTCGGATACATGACCATTCAATTCCAGTTTTCATTCCCCTGGAGGAGTTAGCTGCAAAATACTTACAGACTAATATTCAGCACTTCCTGTTCAGTCTGAGCGAGTACCTAAATGCTTACTCTGGAAGGAAGTACCAGGCAGATCGACTTCAG AGTGACTTTGCTGCCTTTCTGGCTGGGCCTTTGCAGAGAAACTCACTGTACAACTTGCTGTCATTTACCTACAATGTGGAGCTGAGGGGTCAGTCCCTCCCATTCTGTGCTAGATTGCTGTATAAGGACCTCACAACAACCCTTCCGACTGATGTCACTGTTACCTACCAAG GGATGGACACATTATCTACCTCCTGGGAAGAACAGCGAGCATCCCATGAAAATCTGTTTTGTACGAAGCCCTTACATCAAGTATTTACTTCATTtacaaggaaaggagaaaagctgGGTATGAGCCTGGCCTCCTAG
- the CENPO gene encoding centromere protein O isoform X3 yields the protein MHAGFGEGALSPAMFLYARTFRCLLIVPGQLLKPWKSEMERENTFRPDGEFKGGVLAHLERLETQLNKSHKRLEGLQRAQAEESALESKIHKLTCLRDQLRAEMQQRRARVKVSTTNVEPDQTVEISEQEALERKRENVKAILQAYCFTGLSGKLTSRGFCIFINTAFEGNLLDSYFVDLVMQKPLRIHDHSIPVFIPLEELAAKYLQTNIQHFLFSLSEYLNAYSGRKYQADRLQSDFAAFLAGPLQRNSLYNLLSFTYNVELRGQSLPFCARLLYKDLTTTLPTDVTVTYQGMDTLSTSWEEQRASHENLFCTKPLHQVFTSFTRKGEKLGMSLAS from the exons ATGCATGCCGGGTTCGGGGAGGGGGCCCTCAGCCCGGCCATGTTTTTATACG CAAGAACATTTAGGTGCCTGTTAATCGTTCCTGGACAACTTCTTAAGCCCTGGAAATCTGAGATGGAGCGCGAGAATACTTTCCGTCCAGATGGCGAGTTCAAAGGAG GTGTTTTAGCTCACTTGGAAAGACTAGAGACTCAACTGAACAAATCCCATAAAAGACTGGAAGGACTGCAGAGAGCACAGGCGGAAGAAAGTGCCCTGGAAAGCAAGATTCATAAACTGACATGTCTGCGAGATCAGCTGAGAGCTGAAATGCAACAACGGCGAGCCAGG GTTAAGGTGTCTACCACCAATGTAGAACCCGACCAAACGGTGGAGATCAGTGAGCAAGAAGCTTTAGAAAGAAAACGGGAAAATGTGAAAGCCATTCTGCAGGCGTACTGTTTTACAG GGCTCAGCGGGAAACTGACCAGCCGTGGATTCTGTATCTTCATCAACACTGCTTTTGAGGGGAATCTGCTGGATTCCTATTTTGTGGACCTGGTCATGCAGAAACCACTTCGGATACATGACCATTCAATTCCAGTTTTCATTCCCCTGGAGGAGTTAGCTGCAAAATACTTACAGACTAATATTCAGCACTTCCTGTTCAGTCTGAGCGAGTACCTAAATGCTTACTCTGGAAGGAAGTACCAGGCAGATCGACTTCAG AGTGACTTTGCTGCCTTTCTGGCTGGGCCTTTGCAGAGAAACTCACTGTACAACTTGCTGTCATTTACCTACAATGTGGAGCTGAGGGGTCAGTCCCTCCCATTCTGTGCTAGATTGCTGTATAAGGACCTCACAACAACCCTTCCGACTGATGTCACTGTTACCTACCAAG GGATGGACACATTATCTACCTCCTGGGAAGAACAGCGAGCATCCCATGAAAATCTGTTTTGTACGAAGCCCTTACATCAAGTATTTACTTCATTtacaaggaaaggagaaaagctgGGTATGAGCCTGGCCTCCTAG
- the CENPO gene encoding centromere protein O isoform X2, producing the protein MPGSGRGPSARPCFYTVSAQSTLGLTDFEARTFRCLLIVPGQLLKPWKSEMERENTFRPDGEFKGGVLAHLERLETQLNKSHKRLEGLQRAQAEESALESKIHKLTCLRDQLRAEMQQRRARVKVSTTNVEPDQTVEISEQEALERKRENVKAILQAYCFTGLSGKLTSRGFCIFINTAFEGNLLDSYFVDLVMQKPLRIHDHSIPVFIPLEELAAKYLQTNIQHFLFSLSEYLNAYSGRKYQADRLQSDFAAFLAGPLQRNSLYNLLSFTYNVELRGQSLPFCARLLYKDLTTTLPTDVTVTYQGMDTLSTSWEEQRASHENLFCTKPLHQVFTSFTRKGEKLGMSLAS; encoded by the exons ATGCCGGGTTCGGGGAGGGGGCCCTCAGCCCGGCCATGTTTTTATACGGTGAGCGCGCAAAGCACGCTGGGTTTGACTGATTTTGAAG CAAGAACATTTAGGTGCCTGTTAATCGTTCCTGGACAACTTCTTAAGCCCTGGAAATCTGAGATGGAGCGCGAGAATACTTTCCGTCCAGATGGCGAGTTCAAAGGAG GTGTTTTAGCTCACTTGGAAAGACTAGAGACTCAACTGAACAAATCCCATAAAAGACTGGAAGGACTGCAGAGAGCACAGGCGGAAGAAAGTGCCCTGGAAAGCAAGATTCATAAACTGACATGTCTGCGAGATCAGCTGAGAGCTGAAATGCAACAACGGCGAGCCAGG GTTAAGGTGTCTACCACCAATGTAGAACCCGACCAAACGGTGGAGATCAGTGAGCAAGAAGCTTTAGAAAGAAAACGGGAAAATGTGAAAGCCATTCTGCAGGCGTACTGTTTTACAG GGCTCAGCGGGAAACTGACCAGCCGTGGATTCTGTATCTTCATCAACACTGCTTTTGAGGGGAATCTGCTGGATTCCTATTTTGTGGACCTGGTCATGCAGAAACCACTTCGGATACATGACCATTCAATTCCAGTTTTCATTCCCCTGGAGGAGTTAGCTGCAAAATACTTACAGACTAATATTCAGCACTTCCTGTTCAGTCTGAGCGAGTACCTAAATGCTTACTCTGGAAGGAAGTACCAGGCAGATCGACTTCAG AGTGACTTTGCTGCCTTTCTGGCTGGGCCTTTGCAGAGAAACTCACTGTACAACTTGCTGTCATTTACCTACAATGTGGAGCTGAGGGGTCAGTCCCTCCCATTCTGTGCTAGATTGCTGTATAAGGACCTCACAACAACCCTTCCGACTGATGTCACTGTTACCTACCAAG GGATGGACACATTATCTACCTCCTGGGAAGAACAGCGAGCATCCCATGAAAATCTGTTTTGTACGAAGCCCTTACATCAAGTATTTACTTCATTtacaaggaaaggagaaaagctgGGTATGAGCCTGGCCTCCTAG
- the CENPO gene encoding centromere protein O isoform X4, which translates to MAVDTARSGPGTARTFRCLLIVPGQLLKPWKSEMERENTFRPDGEFKGGVLAHLERLETQLNKSHKRLEGLQRAQAEESALESKIHKLTCLRDQLRAEMQQRRARVKVSTTNVEPDQTVEISEQEALERKRENVKAILQAYCFTGLSGKLTSRGFCIFINTAFEGNLLDSYFVDLVMQKPLRIHDHSIPVFIPLEELAAKYLQTNIQHFLFSLSEYLNAYSGRKYQADRLQSDFAAFLAGPLQRNSLYNLLSFTYNVELRGQSLPFCARLLYKDLTTTLPTDVTVTYQGMDTLSTSWEEQRASHENLFCTKPLHQVFTSFTRKGEKLGMSLAS; encoded by the exons ATGGCCGTGGACACGGCCCGCTCGGGCCCGGGAACGG CAAGAACATTTAGGTGCCTGTTAATCGTTCCTGGACAACTTCTTAAGCCCTGGAAATCTGAGATGGAGCGCGAGAATACTTTCCGTCCAGATGGCGAGTTCAAAGGAG GTGTTTTAGCTCACTTGGAAAGACTAGAGACTCAACTGAACAAATCCCATAAAAGACTGGAAGGACTGCAGAGAGCACAGGCGGAAGAAAGTGCCCTGGAAAGCAAGATTCATAAACTGACATGTCTGCGAGATCAGCTGAGAGCTGAAATGCAACAACGGCGAGCCAGG GTTAAGGTGTCTACCACCAATGTAGAACCCGACCAAACGGTGGAGATCAGTGAGCAAGAAGCTTTAGAAAGAAAACGGGAAAATGTGAAAGCCATTCTGCAGGCGTACTGTTTTACAG GGCTCAGCGGGAAACTGACCAGCCGTGGATTCTGTATCTTCATCAACACTGCTTTTGAGGGGAATCTGCTGGATTCCTATTTTGTGGACCTGGTCATGCAGAAACCACTTCGGATACATGACCATTCAATTCCAGTTTTCATTCCCCTGGAGGAGTTAGCTGCAAAATACTTACAGACTAATATTCAGCACTTCCTGTTCAGTCTGAGCGAGTACCTAAATGCTTACTCTGGAAGGAAGTACCAGGCAGATCGACTTCAG AGTGACTTTGCTGCCTTTCTGGCTGGGCCTTTGCAGAGAAACTCACTGTACAACTTGCTGTCATTTACCTACAATGTGGAGCTGAGGGGTCAGTCCCTCCCATTCTGTGCTAGATTGCTGTATAAGGACCTCACAACAACCCTTCCGACTGATGTCACTGTTACCTACCAAG GGATGGACACATTATCTACCTCCTGGGAAGAACAGCGAGCATCCCATGAAAATCTGTTTTGTACGAAGCCCTTACATCAAGTATTTACTTCATTtacaaggaaaggagaaaagctgGGTATGAGCCTGGCCTCCTAG